The proteins below come from a single Candidatus Bathyarchaeota archaeon genomic window:
- a CDS encoding PAS domain S-box protein, whose protein sequence is MSFSGQETKGSSNGVMDSFHRFISRLDEGFELLELADSGPGGVVDFVFLEVNPAFESLTGFRAANIVGKRKREVDRFGEERWYEYALKALKTGKTLQYEYFNSFIKRYFATQFIPVSNNRIAVLFKDITEHKKGEFALQDSQQRLKIYLESSPTAIFVADPDGKYVFVNEGACRLLQYSKEELLTMNISQVLTPENRDAGFRQFALVSQTGRSRGELNLKRKDGSMVDVIISAAKLPDGNLIANCEDITERKDLEMQLQAKERLAAIGSTAGMVGHDIRNPLQAIIADVFLLKDYLAFMPDLNIKRDVDESLNGIEKNVLYVNKIVADLQDYARPLNPEYSSVLLSDIISSAFKTIDLPSNIKLAINLKDNAQVRTDPAFIQRAITNLANNAIQAMPNGGYLTVSGSKNESSICISVEDTGGGIPDEIKARIFTPMTTSKAKGQGLGLAVVKRLVDALDGTISFESQLGRGTTFTLNLPNQKISGLSLNS, encoded by the coding sequence ATGTCTTTTTCTGGCCAGGAAACTAAAGGCTCTTCAAATGGGGTTATGGACAGTTTTCACCGATTCATCAGTAGGCTTGATGAGGGCTTTGAATTGTTGGAATTAGCTGACAGTGGCCCTGGCGGCGTGGTTGATTTCGTTTTTCTTGAGGTGAATCCTGCATTTGAAAGTTTAACTGGCTTTAGGGCAGCAAACATAGTGGGCAAGCGTAAACGAGAGGTGGACCGCTTTGGGGAAGAACGCTGGTATGAGTATGCTCTGAAAGCATTAAAAACCGGCAAAACACTCCAGTACGAATACTTTAATAGCTTTATCAAGCGGTATTTTGCGACACAGTTTATTCCCGTATCAAACAACAGAATAGCGGTTCTCTTCAAAGATATAACTGAGCACAAAAAGGGCGAATTCGCTCTCCAGGACAGCCAACAGAGGCTGAAAATTTACCTAGAAAGCTCGCCTACAGCCATTTTTGTTGCCGACCCAGACGGGAAATACGTCTTCGTTAATGAGGGGGCCTGCCGATTGCTGCAGTACTCAAAGGAGGAGCTGTTAACGATGAATATTTCTCAGGTCTTAACACCGGAAAACCGTGACGCGGGGTTTAGGCAGTTCGCGTTGGTTAGCCAAACTGGCAGAAGCAGGGGCGAGTTGAATCTGAAAAGAAAAGACGGCTCGATGGTTGACGTGATTATTTCTGCTGCCAAGTTACCGGATGGAAACTTGATTGCGAACTGCGAAGACATCACTGAACGGAAGGATCTGGAGATGCAGCTTCAAGCCAAAGAGCGATTGGCGGCTATTGGTTCAACGGCAGGGATGGTTGGGCATGACATCCGTAATCCACTGCAGGCCATCATAGCGGATGTTTTTCTGCTTAAAGATTACTTGGCGTTTATGCCTGACTTAAACATCAAGCGGGACGTAGATGAGAGCTTAAACGGCATCGAAAAGAATGTGCTTTATGTTAACAAAATCGTTGCTGACCTGCAGGATTATGCCAGGCCGCTAAACCCCGAATACTCCTCTGTACTGCTCTCAGACATCATAAGCAGCGCTTTTAAAACGATTGATTTGCCCAGTAACATTAAGCTTGCCATTAACTTAAAAGATAACGCCCAAGTTAGAACTGACCCCGCATTCATCCAAAGGGCAATCACTAACTTAGCTAACAACGCGATTCAGGCCATGCCCAACGGAGGCTACTTAACGGTGTCGGGGTCAAAAAATGAAAGCAGCATATGCATCTCTGTTGAGGACACCGGCGGGGGGATACCCGACGAAATTAAAGCGCGGATATTTACGCCTATGACTACCTCGAAAGCCAAAGGCCAAGGCCTTGGATTGGCAGTTGTTAAGCGGTTGGTGGATGCATTAGACGGCACGATAAGCTTTGAAAGCCAACTTGGCAGGGGAACCACCTTCACCTTAAATTTGCCTAACCAAAAAATCAGCGGTTTGTCCCTTAATTCGTAA
- a CDS encoding DUF4013 domain-containing protein: protein MLTSEFKNAYQYTLGVIEKNQYILIIACLIPFLNILVLIRYVDKIVKQPTNSTKPPRLTKPNWAELVMSLLKIAAVGALWGVIAVALMAVVGLGFGVGIFGGFGSILRLAEEFSANVLGAALASMAVFFVVGIFAVISEVNMIKRQNLMAGFAFKDLLGSISRIGWVRYLLFIFASLVSWLIVIFVSSQLGNFLHIGLFAVSLMGIFALLPITFLARAISVLYDNYQFPPPPPPP, encoded by the coding sequence ATGTTAACATCAGAATTTAAAAACGCATACCAGTACACACTCGGAGTAATCGAAAAAAACCAGTATATCCTAATCATAGCCTGCTTAATACCATTCCTAAACATACTTGTCCTAATACGTTACGTTGATAAAATCGTAAAGCAACCCACCAACAGCACCAAACCGCCTCGGCTGACAAAACCCAACTGGGCCGAACTAGTCATGTCCCTTCTAAAAATCGCTGCTGTCGGCGCACTTTGGGGTGTCATCGCCGTTGCATTGATGGCTGTTGTGGGCTTGGGTTTTGGCGTGGGCATATTCGGCGGGTTTGGCAGTATTTTGCGGCTGGCTGAGGAGTTTAGTGCAAACGTGCTTGGCGCCGCGTTGGCGTCTATGGCGGTGTTCTTTGTGGTAGGCATATTTGCGGTGATAAGCGAGGTAAACATGATTAAGCGCCAGAATCTGATGGCTGGGTTTGCCTTCAAAGACCTGCTGGGCAGCATTTCCCGCATAGGCTGGGTGCGCTATTTGCTTTTCATCTTTGCCTCATTGGTCTCATGGCTTATTGTGATTTTTGTCAGTTCCCAACTTGGCAACTTCCTTCATATCGGCTTATTCGCCGTAAGCTTAATGGGCATATTTGCGTTGCTTCCCATAACTTTTTTGGCACGGGCAATCAGCGTACTGTACGACAATTACCAGTTTCCCCCACCGCCACCTCCACCCTAG
- a CDS encoding metalloregulator ArsR/SmtB family transcription factor: MKKSLNQTCYRFFTNLANPTRLAAIEQLLKQPMSVGELATALNQEQSMISHNLKPLLDCNIITIQRDGKKHIYLVNRETIIPIFAAIENHAQKYCPTGGKCLREEQA, from the coding sequence ATGAAAAAAAGCCTAAACCAAACCTGCTACCGCTTCTTCACCAACCTCGCAAACCCCACCCGCCTCGCCGCAATCGAACAACTCCTAAAACAACCCATGAGCGTAGGAGAACTCGCCACAGCACTCAACCAAGAACAAAGCATGATAAGCCACAACCTCAAACCCCTCCTCGACTGCAACATCATCACCATACAACGAGACGGAAAAAAACACATCTACCTCGTCAACCGCGAAACCATAATCCCCATCTTTGCCGCCATCGAAAACCACGCCCAAAAATATTGCCCCACAGGCGGAAAATGCCTAAGGGAGGAACAAGCATGA
- a CDS encoding 4Fe-4S ferredoxin, translating to MKRKIVNIDENLCNGCGACIPKCVEGALQIVDGKARIVKDTYCDGLGACLGQCPQGAITITEREADPFSQAEVHEFHKAQAAKTPIAPATTAANVPKKPQWPVKINLVPPKAPFYENAHILLAADCAPVALKSFQQHMAGKYVIIGCPKFNDARAYAEKLTEIFQNNNIGAVTVMHMEVPCCTGLKWAVNKALEASGKHISVKELEVKVGGEIVEL from the coding sequence ATGAAAAGAAAAATCGTTAACATAGACGAAAACCTCTGCAACGGCTGCGGCGCATGCATCCCCAAATGCGTCGAAGGCGCACTGCAAATCGTCGATGGAAAAGCACGAATAGTCAAGGACACCTACTGCGATGGCTTAGGCGCATGCCTGGGACAGTGCCCGCAGGGAGCCATAACCATCACGGAGCGGGAAGCAGACCCCTTCAGCCAAGCCGAAGTCCACGAATTCCACAAAGCCCAAGCCGCCAAAACCCCCATCGCCCCCGCCACAACAGCAGCCAATGTACCCAAAAAGCCCCAGTGGCCAGTAAAAATCAACCTCGTCCCCCCCAAAGCCCCCTTCTACGAAAACGCGCATATCCTGCTTGCCGCCGACTGTGCACCTGTGGCTCTGAAAAGCTTCCAGCAGCACATGGCAGGCAAATACGTCATCATCGGCTGCCCCAAATTCAACGATGCACGAGCATACGCAGAGAAACTCACCGAAATCTTCCAAAACAACAACATCGGCGCAGTCACAGTTATGCATATGGAGGTGCCCTGCTGCACTGGACTTAAATGGGCAGTCAACAAAGCCCTGGAGGCATCCGGCAAGCATATTTCAGTTAAAGAACTCGAAGTCAAAGTGGGAGGTGAAATCGTTGAGCTCTGA